The following are encoded in a window of Haloplanus vescus genomic DNA:
- a CDS encoding TAXI family TRAP transporter solute-binding subunit: MSDNSTRRRFLRAAGVTGVAALAGCSGGGDDGSADTRLSWHAGGTGGTYFPLSNEFKSVVEANSDFTLNVQSTGASVENVGSLSSGDADFALIQNDIAYFAKNGTGIEAFQGNAVENLQGVATLYPETITVVTLADTDITQLSDLSGATINTGDLGSGTQVNALQILDAVGITDFEEQNASFSQAADQLRNGDIDAAFVVGGWPVGAIEDLATTNDLQIVPITGENRQAVKDAASWFADDTIPAGTYSGVEEAVNTVAVQAMIATRSGVPEATVEEVTAAIFDNVSDLSIKTDFISRDSAQDGMSIELHPGAAAYFEA, encoded by the coding sequence ATGTCAGACAACTCGACTCGACGGCGATTCCTGCGTGCGGCTGGTGTAACCGGCGTTGCGGCACTCGCTGGCTGTAGCGGTGGCGGTGACGACGGAAGCGCCGATACCCGACTCTCGTGGCACGCTGGCGGGACCGGCGGGACGTACTTCCCGCTCTCGAACGAGTTCAAGTCGGTCGTCGAGGCGAACTCGGACTTCACGCTGAACGTCCAGTCGACGGGCGCGAGCGTGGAGAACGTCGGCAGTCTGTCGAGCGGCGACGCGGACTTTGCCCTGATTCAGAACGACATCGCGTACTTCGCCAAGAACGGCACGGGCATCGAGGCGTTCCAGGGGAACGCCGTCGAGAACTTGCAAGGCGTCGCGACGCTCTACCCCGAGACCATCACCGTCGTCACGCTGGCGGACACGGACATCACGCAGCTGTCCGACCTGTCGGGCGCGACCATCAACACCGGTGACCTCGGCTCCGGGACGCAGGTCAACGCGCTCCAGATTCTCGACGCGGTGGGCATCACCGACTTCGAGGAGCAGAACGCATCCTTCTCGCAGGCCGCAGACCAGCTCCGAAACGGCGACATCGACGCGGCGTTCGTCGTCGGTGGCTGGCCCGTCGGCGCCATCGAGGACCTCGCGACGACCAACGACCTGCAGATCGTCCCCATCACGGGCGAGAACCGGCAGGCAGTGAAAGACGCCGCCTCCTGGTTCGCGGACGACACCATCCCCGCGGGCACCTACTCCGGCGTCGAGGAAGCCGTCAACACGGTGGCCGTGCAGGCGATGATCGCCACGCGGTCGGGCGTCCCCGAGGCGACGGTCGAGGAAGTGACCGCCGCCATCTTCGACAACGTGAGCGACCTCTCCATCAAGACGGACTTCATCAGCCGAGACTCGGCTCAGGACGGCATGTCCATCGAACTCCACCCCGGCGCCGCCGCGTACTTCGAGGCCTAA
- a CDS encoding protein sorting system archaetidylserine decarboxylase has protein sequence MLPALAPGTRRFALPPLVAALPLAVVSPPLGALALALGGFVLYFFRDPERSPPPNGVVSPADGRVSVVREEEGRIRVGVFMNVTDVHVLRAPLAGHVESATHRPGAHRPAFTKDSERNERVDVALDSHDVSMIAGWFARRIYPYVTASDDVERGDRIGHIAFGSRADVLLPPSYDREDVLVETGERVRAGETVVALESA, from the coding sequence ATGCTCCCCGCACTCGCCCCCGGAACGCGACGGTTCGCCCTCCCGCCGCTGGTGGCGGCGCTCCCCCTCGCCGTCGTGTCGCCGCCGCTGGGGGCGCTGGCGCTCGCGCTCGGCGGGTTCGTACTCTACTTCTTCCGCGACCCCGAGCGGTCACCGCCACCGAACGGCGTCGTCTCGCCCGCCGACGGCCGCGTCTCCGTCGTCCGCGAGGAGGAGGGACGCATCCGCGTCGGCGTGTTCATGAACGTCACCGACGTGCACGTCCTCCGGGCGCCGCTGGCGGGGCACGTCGAGTCGGCCACGCACCGCCCCGGCGCGCACCGCCCCGCGTTCACCAAGGACTCAGAGCGCAACGAGCGAGTTGACGTGGCCCTCGACAGCCACGACGTGTCGATGATAGCGGGGTGGTTCGCCCGGCGCATCTACCCCTACGTGACCGCAAGCGACGACGTCGAGCGCGGCGACCGAATCGGCCACATCGCCTTCGGGAGCCGTGCGGACGTGCTCTTGCCGCCGTCGTACGACCGGGAAGACGTGCTCGTCGAGACGGGGGAGCGAGTCCGGGCGGGCGAGACGGTCGTGGCGCTCGAATCGGCGTAA
- a CDS encoding AAA family ATPase: MDAPLWTETHTPSLGDLPQDSVRDRLERAVDEPMNLVVQGPPGSGKTAAVRALADTAHDDANDLVEINVADFFDRTKKEIREDPRFAQFLSGRSRMAKRDMINRVLKESASYAPVSGDYKTIVLDNAEAIREDFQQALRRVMEQHHRTTQFVLVTRQPSTLIAPIRSRCFPVPVRAPTAAEIETVLERILDAEGVDYDDDGVEFVAGYADGDLRKAILGAQTTAMETAEVTMTTVHETLADVGHDDALAEVWDATAAGEVTDARKTVETLLDDEGYDGQSLLVDLLETAQKRYDGDTLARLHRLAGDIDHDLVTGSDDRLHLTHLLATWAQRAEA; this comes from the coding sequence ATGGACGCGCCGTTGTGGACGGAGACACACACCCCGTCGCTCGGGGACCTGCCACAGGACTCGGTCCGTGACCGCCTCGAGCGAGCGGTCGACGAACCGATGAACCTCGTCGTGCAGGGACCGCCGGGGTCGGGCAAAACCGCCGCGGTCCGGGCACTCGCCGACACGGCCCACGACGACGCGAACGACCTCGTCGAAATCAACGTCGCGGACTTCTTCGACCGGACCAAAAAGGAGATTCGCGAGGACCCCCGCTTCGCCCAGTTCCTCTCCGGGCGCTCGCGGATGGCGAAACGCGACATGATAAACCGCGTGCTGAAGGAGTCGGCGAGTTACGCCCCCGTCTCGGGCGACTACAAGACCATCGTCCTCGACAACGCGGAGGCGATTCGCGAGGACTTCCAACAGGCGCTCCGGCGCGTGATGGAGCAACACCACCGGACGACGCAGTTCGTCCTCGTCACCCGCCAGCCCTCGACGCTCATCGCCCCCATCCGTTCGCGGTGTTTCCCGGTGCCCGTTCGGGCGCCGACCGCCGCCGAAATCGAGACGGTGCTCGAACGGATTCTCGACGCCGAGGGCGTCGACTACGACGACGACGGCGTGGAGTTCGTGGCTGGCTACGCCGACGGCGACCTCCGGAAGGCGATTCTGGGCGCGCAGACGACGGCGATGGAGACGGCGGAAGTCACGATGACGACGGTCCACGAGACGCTCGCGGACGTGGGTCACGACGACGCCCTCGCCGAGGTCTGGGACGCAACGGCCGCCGGCGAGGTAACCGACGCCCGCAAGACGGTCGAGACGCTGCTTGACGACGAGGGGTACGACGGCCAATCCCTGCTCGTGGACTTGCTCGAGACGGCCCAGAAGCGCTACGACGGTGACACACTCGCTCGACTCCACCGCCTCGCGGGCGATATCGACCACGACCTGGTGACGGGGTCCGACGACCGCCTCCACCTCACGCATCTGCTGGCGACGTGGGCCCAGCGCGCGGAGGCCTGA
- the rnz gene encoding ribonuclease Z, which produces MRVTFLGTSGAIPTTQRAPSAVLVNREGERLLFDCGEGTQRQMMRYGTGFDISHIFVTHLHGDHILGLPGLVQSLDFNDRTDALAIHVPPRSREDIRDLVHAGGHQPGFPVRIHEVSPGSVAYAGDDFEVRTVQTDHRTRSMGFALVEDDRPGRFDREHAEELGVPVGPKFGRLHEGESVELDDGRVVHPEQVVGDSRPGRRLVYTGDTRPVDAVEDAAADANLLIHDATFADDEDARARQTGHSTAREAGRLAARAGVDRLALTHVSSRYAADWKRLEREAREVFDGDCFVASDGQTIDIPVPE; this is translated from the coding sequence ATGCGCGTGACGTTTCTGGGTACCAGCGGGGCCATCCCGACGACCCAGCGAGCCCCGAGTGCCGTCCTCGTGAACCGCGAGGGCGAACGCCTCCTGTTCGACTGCGGCGAGGGAACCCAGCGCCAGATGATGCGCTACGGAACTGGGTTCGACATCTCGCACATTTTCGTCACGCACCTCCACGGCGACCACATCCTCGGCCTGCCGGGGCTGGTTCAGTCCCTCGATTTCAACGACCGCACCGACGCGCTGGCGATTCACGTCCCACCACGTTCGCGCGAGGATATCCGTGACCTCGTCCACGCGGGCGGCCACCAACCCGGCTTCCCCGTCCGGATTCACGAGGTGTCGCCGGGGTCGGTGGCCTACGCCGGCGACGACTTCGAAGTGCGGACCGTCCAGACGGACCACCGCACTCGCTCGATGGGATTCGCGCTGGTCGAGGACGACCGACCCGGCCGGTTCGACCGGGAACACGCCGAGGAACTCGGCGTCCCCGTCGGGCCGAAGTTCGGCCGCCTCCACGAGGGGGAGTCGGTCGAACTCGACGACGGCCGAGTCGTCCACCCCGAACAGGTGGTGGGTGACTCCCGCCCCGGCCGTCGACTGGTCTACACCGGCGACACCCGCCCCGTCGACGCGGTGGAAGACGCGGCCGCCGACGCGAACCTCCTGATTCACGACGCGACGTTCGCGGACGACGAGGACGCACGCGCCCGCCAGACGGGGCACTCGACCGCTCGTGAAGCGGGGCGACTCGCTGCCCGCGCTGGCGTCGACCGCCTCGCACTCACGCACGTCTCCTCGCGCTACGCCGCCGACTGGAAGCGCCTCGAACGCGAGGCCCGAGAGGTGTTCGACGGCGACTGTTTCGTCGCCAGCGACGGGCAGACCATCGATATCCCAGTGCCGGAATGA